TCAGGCGTTGCTCTTACCTTGCATCTGAACCTTTTTGAACGGTCCCAGATTCGAGGCCACAGGTGGATTAGAGAAAGGAGGAAGGCATCATGCCTAAGGTTGTTGTGTTAAGCGACCGCTGTAAAAGCTGCGGGCTGTGCGTTAAGATCTGTCCGCGTCAGGTTTTGGCTATCGGTGACAAACCCAATCCTAAAGGCTATTTTGCCGTTGCTGTTCAACAGGCCGACCAATGCATCGGCTGCGCTCTGTGCGGCACGATGTGCCCGGACGTGGCCTTAGAAATCTACAAATAGGGGAGGGGGGAGAACATGGAGAAAGTGTTGTTCAAGGGAAACGAGGCCATTGCCGAGGCGGCTATTTGCGCCGGATGCCGCTTGTTTTTCGGCTACCCGATTACCCCTTCCACCGAAGTGGTGGAATATCTGGCCTGGCATATGCCCAAGTCCGGCGGCACGGTGCTGCAGGCTGAGGATGAGATTGCCTCCATCAATATGTGCTGCGGTGCGGCCTATACCGGCGCACGGGTCATGACCGCCTCTTCCGGCCCGGGCATCAGCCTGAAACAGGAAGGTTTATCTCATGCCGCCGCTAATGAGCTGCCCATGGTTATCGTCGACATCAGCCGGGCCGGACCCGGCCTGGGAGGCTTGGGACCCAGTCAGGCCGACTATTTTCAGGCCACCAAAGGCGGTGGCCACGGCGACTACCGGCTCATTGTGCTGGCTCCGGCTAAAGTGCAGGAAATGTATGATTACACTATGGAAGCCTTTGATTTAGCCGATAGGCACCGCAATCCGGTTATGATCCTGGCCGAAGGCTTCCTGGGCCAGATGATGGAGCCGATTGAACTGAAAGCCAGACCCGGTACCGTCCTGCCTGTCAAGGACTGGATCGTTGACGGCTGCCGCAACCGGTCCCGGCGAAGGCTCACCAGCTACGGCCTGTCCAATGAGACTACCGAAGCCGCCTGTCTGCATCTGGAGGAAAAATATAACCGGATTCGTGCTGCCGAACAGAGATGGGAAGATTTCTACAGCGAGGATGCCGACTATATCATCGCCGCCTTCGGCACCTGCGCCCGCATCGCCAAATCCGCCGTCCTGCTGGCAAGGCAGCAGGGCATCAAGCTGGGCCTGGTGCGGCCCATTACCCTCTGGCCCTTTCCCGAAAAGGCATTTACGCGGCTGACGCAACAGCTGAAAGGGGTACTGACGGTGGAACTGAGCGCCGGTCAAATGGTGGAAGATGTCCGGCTGGCTTTGGCCTCCAGCTGTGTGCCGGTGGCATTCTACGGCCGTCAGGGCGGCATGCTGCCTACGGAGGAAGAATTGCTCCGCCAGGTCATACAAACATTTCAGCCGGCGCCGGGGAAAGGAGTGTAATCATGGAAAAAATATTTGGCAGACCCAGAGGTTTAACCGATCTTCCTTTCACTTACTGCCCCGGCTGCACTCATGGCATCATTCACCGCCTGATCGGGGAAGTCTTGGAGGAAATGGATATCATCAGTGATACCATCGGGGTGGCTTCGGTGGGCTGCTCCATGTTCACCCAGGAATTGTTCGCCTGCGATTTCGTCCAGTCACTCCATGGCCGGGCGGCAGCCGTGGCTACCGGTGTCAAACGCTCTCTGCCCGACCGGCTGGTGTTTACCTATCAGGGAGACGGAGACATTGCGGCGATCGGCACCTCTCATGCCATTCATGCCGCCGCCCGGGGTGAAAAAATCACCGTGGTCATGGTCAATAACGCCATTTATGGCATGACCGGCGGCCAGATGGCCCCCACCACCCTGGAAGGCCAGAAAACCGCCACCAGCCCCTATGGCCGGGACAAGGCGCTGGCCGGGTCCCCCGTCGATTTCCCCAAAACCATTGCCACTTTGTCCGGCGCGGTGTATGTGGCAGCCATGTCGGTGGATACCCCCGCCAACATAAAAAAGACCAAGCAGGCTCTGAAAAAAGCCTTTCAGGTGCAGCAGGCCGGCCTGGGTTTTTCCCTGGTCAGCATCCTGTCCACCTGCCCCACCGGCTGGGGCCTGTCGCCGGCAGACAGTCTTGATTGGCTGCGGGATAATATGGTGCCGGTGTATGAGATGGGTGAAATCAAAGCGACGGAGGAGGTGAAAGACCTATGATGGATACGGTTTTGCTGGCAGGCTTCGGCGGCCAGGGAGTCATGTTTCTCGGCAAGGTCCTGGCTTATTCCGGCATGCTGGCCGGGCGGGAAGTCTGCTGGATTCCTTCCTACGGGCCGGAAATGCGGGGCGGTACCGCCAACTGTTCGGTCATCCTGGCCACGGACGAGATCCATTCGCCGGTAGTGGAGATGGCCGATACCGGCATTGTGCTGAACCAGCCTTCCTATGATAAATTTCTCCCCCGGATCAAGCCAGGCGGCGCACTGGTGGTCAACAACTCCATCGTAGACCTGGGACGCGGCCGCCGGGACATTGACCTGATCTCCTTGCCGGCGGCTGAAATGGCCAATGACCTGGGGAATCCCGCTCTGGCCAACATGGTTTCCCTGGGGGCGCTGCTGTCGAAGCTCAAGATGATTGACCTGGCCGGGGTGGAAAAAGCCCTGGCCGCCATTATGGGAGAAAAACGCCCGGACATGCTGGAAATCAATCTGAGCGCCATTCAGCAAGGCATGAAAATATAGCGGGTGCAGTTCAAACCGGCGGTCCATAGGACTGCCGGTTTGAACGCTGTGACTATTTTTCAGCAGCGGTCATTGCTTTGTGAAGAACTTTATGTCATACTACTAGTAATAGTATGGCAGCCCTAAGATTTCCAATATTGCCTAACAATGGAGGTTGACTGATGCGGATACGCGTTCTATTATTGCTGATCGTTGGGTTATGGAGCTTCCCGGCTTCCGGATGGATGGCGGAAAAATCGGCGGATTTTCAGGCCGGTCAGAGATGGTCTTATACCTCGGAAGACCAATCCCAGTCGGTGGAATTAGTGATTCGCAGCTTTGACGTTGACGGCCAATCGGGTTGGGTACAGGTGACCATTCAGAAGTCAGGCGCCGATCCGGTCAGCATGGTCAACCAGGAAGCGCCGATTGACCTTGACCGGGGCGCCTATCATATCCGGTTCCTATGCAAACAGGACGGGCAGAATGACTACTATGACCTGATGATATTCAAACCCCGCAAAGGTACATTGCGCTGCGAGGTGTATCGCAACAGCCAAATGAGAATGGCTATGGGGCCTTTGACCTTGAAAGTGCAGTAGCAAATCCCCGGTCACCGCAATGTGCCCGGGGATTTCTTATGCCCTTACATATTCCATCCGTCTTTCTCTAAACTTTACCACCTTTAGCTGGCAGTGGTCGGCGATCGCCTGAGCCGTGGCTAAGCCACGGCCGATATCAGCGGCCTTATGAGCGTCAGAGCCGATAGTGACATAGCGTCCGCCCAGTTGATAAAAGCGTTGATACACCGGCAGAAGGGCATCAACAAATTCCTGGGATTGGAGGCGGCGGGTGTTGATTTCCATGGCCTTGCCCTTGGCGGCGACTAACTTCAGCACCTGATCGATATCGTCCTGGAGTTCATGGCAGTAGATTTCCGGATCGGCGTAGCGGGCATAACGGGCAATATAGTCGATGTGCCCCAAGCTGTCGACAAAATCATGGCAGGCCAGGCAATCCGCCATAGAGCTGAAATACTGGTGGTAGACTTCCTGTTTGCTGCGGGACAGATAAAAGCCTTCCTGATAAATGTCCATATTGTCCACTACATGGATGGAACCGATGCAGTAGTCAAAGGGGTAGCGTTCGATGATTTCCCGGTTGCCGTCCAGGCAGTCAGTGCGCATACCGATTTCAATGCCCAGCAGCAACGAGTCGCTGCGATAGGGACCGTAGCTTTGAAAATAAGCGTCTACATCAAAAGTAAAGGCTGCCGGTTCCGGATAAGCCAGATCCATGTGCTCGGTAAGCACGATGCCCAGCCCCAACTGCCGGGATTGGCCGACAGCCTCCTCCAGGGTCATCCGCGAGTCGGTGGAAAAGCGGGTATGCATGTGTGTGTCAAATATCATACAAGCCTCCTGTGATAGCATCAGACTATTAGAGTTCAGTCTCAGGTTTTGCTTTTCTGTCGTTCAGTAACCAACGTAATATGTAGGGAACGATAAACAGAATCACCAGCAGCCGGGACAGCTGATAAGCCGATACAATGGATAAATCCGCGTGTACGGAGGTGGCTGTAATGCCCATTTCGGTCATGCCGCCGGGGGCGGTGCCCAGAAAAGCGGTGATTAAGTCAATAGGATGGGTGACGGTCAGGAAATAGCCCAGGCCAAAAGAGAAGAGCACCACGCCCACTCCGCCGGCAATAGCATAAGGGAGAAGAATTTTCCAATTGCTGAGACCGGCAATTTCGATGGTGCTGCCCATAAATGCCCCTACGGTTAATTGAGAGATTAAAATAAGCCATTGAGGGAAAACCGGAGCGCTAACGCCGGATAGGACCAGGGCGGCCGTGAACAGCAGCGGCCCGACCAAAAAAGGCGTGGGAAAATGATAGCGGCTGGCTGTCCAGGCGCCGGCCGCCGAACCGGCTACATATAGCGGAATCAGATGAAGCGGGGTCGCCGTTGGCGCAGTCGAGGCAGACAGAGCTGCAACCGCAGCCGGCGATCCGCCGGCTACGCTGTGCACAGCGATAAACGGCACGATAAAGACGACGCACAGGAGACGGATGGTCTGCATAAAGCTTACCACTGCAAGGTCGCTCTCTTTGATTTCTTCCGACAATAAGACCATTTGCGTCAGACCGCCGGGGATACTGCCCAGCATGCTGCTGGCCAAGCCGATTCCTGCCCGCCGGGCGGTAATGGAGGCCGTCAGCAGGCTGAATCCGATGACCAGGCCGGTGGCCAGCAGCATGAACGGCAGCTGGAGAGCGATTTGCCTGGCAGTTTCCAGTGTGAAGGAACTGCCCATCAGGCTTCCCAGGATAACCGTACCGGCGTTGCGGATGTTGACCGGCCAATAAATCGGCCGCCGGGCGATGTTTCGCCAGAGCAGCACCGCGGTTAAAGGCCCCAGCATCCAGGGAAGAGGTATGGACGAGGCATAAAAGAGACAACCGCCGGCCACAGCCAGCAGAAAGGTCTTGATCAGTAATAATGGCATAAAGAAATGCACTCCTTGAGTTAACTTGATGATTCAGAATAGAATTTATGCATACTACTTACAGTTTACACAGATCACCCTTTGCCGGCAAGTTTTTCAGCATTAAAATCTATGATGGAAATGAAATCAGGCCCGGAAAGCTGTTCGAGGCTTTCCGGGCCTGATGATTCTTTTAGCGTATATTATCTGGTTCCCGTTGCTTCATTTTTAGCTACAGCCGCCTGAGCCGCCGCCAAACGGGCGATAGGCACCCGGTAGGGCGAGCAGCTTACGAAGTCCAGGCCGATCATATGGCAGAACTCCACGGAGGAAGGCTCGCCGCCGTGCTCGCCGCAGATGCCGATCAAGAGATCGGGTTTGACGCTGCGGCCGCCTTCTACGGCGATTTTCATCAGTTTGCCCACGCCTTTGCGGTCCAGGGCGATGAAGGGATTTTCCTTGAGGATTTTTTCATTGAGGTAATGTGTGAGGAACTTGCCTTCGGCGTCATCCCGGCTGAAGCCCAGAGTAGTCTGGGTCAGGTCGTTGGTGCCGAAGCTGAAGAAGTCGGAGGCCTGGGCCAGCTCATCGGCCAAGAGAGCCGCCCGGGGCAGTTCAATCATGGTACCGGAGGTATAATGGAAATGCACCTTGGCGCTGTTCATAATTTCCTGGGCAATTCTATCGATGCGCTCTTTAAAGAAATTCATTTCCGTCAGGTCAATTGTCAGGGGAATCTCCACCTCAGGCAAGACCTTGACCCCTTCCGCGGTCAGGCGGGCGGCAGCATTGAAGATGGCCCGGATTTGCATTTCATAGACTTCCGGGAAGGAAATCCCCAGGCGGCAGCCCCTGTGCCCCAGCATGGGGTTGAATTCATGCAGGCTGCGGACTTTTTTCAGCAGTTCTTCTTTTTGTCTCAGTTCAGCCGGATTTTTGCCGCTGACCCGCAGTTCGGTAGTTTCCACCAGCAGTTCTTCCAGGCTGGGCAGGAATTCGTGCAGGGGCGGGTCTAACAGACGAATACAGACAGGATAGCCTTCCATGGCCTTTAAGATGCCGTAGAAATCCCCTTCCTGTATAGGCAGCAAATGGGACAGAGCCTCCTGCCGGTCGGCTAGGGTCTCGGCCAGAATCATCTGCTGCACATAAGGCAGCCGGTCCTGGCCCATGAACATATGCTCGGTACGGGTAAGGCCAATGCCCTGGGCGCCGAATTCACGGGCTTTTTGCGCGTCCGCCGGCGTATCGGCGTTGGCCCGGACCCCCAGGCGCTTCAGTTCATCAGCCCAACCCAGGACCGCCACGAATTCCTTGGACAGGTCCGGGTCTTTAAGAGGAATGTCCCCTAAAATGACCCGTCCGGTGGAACCGTCAATGGACAGGTGGTCACCTTCCTTAAGGGTCATGCCGGCTACATCCAGGGTCTTGGTCTCATGATCGATCTTTAAGGCTTCGCAGCCGCAGACGCAGGGTTTGCCCATACCTCTGGCCACTACCGCCGCGTGGCTGGTCATGCCTCCCCGGCTGGTCAGGATGCCCTGGGCGGCGATCATGCCATGGATGTCGTCAGGGGTGGTTTCGGTGCGCACCAGGAGTACTTTTTTGCCGGTTTTGGCCTGGTGCTCGGCACTGTCGGCGTCAAACACCACCAGGCCGGAAGCTGCACCGGGAGAAGCCGGCAAGCCCTTGGCGATCACATTCAGCCTGGCAGCCGGATCGATCTGGCGGTGGAGCAGTTGGTCCAGCTGAGCCGGTTCCACTAAGAGGATAGCCGCCTGTTTGTCGACCAGCCCTTCCTGTACCAGATCGTAAGCCACTTTTACGGCTGCCTGGGCCGTGCGCTTGCCGTTACGGGTCTGGAGCATATACAGCTTGTTCTTTTCAACTGTAAACTCGATGTCCTGCATGTTCTTATAGTGCTTTTCCAGACGCAGGGCAATGTCGGCAAACTGCCGGTAGACCTCGGGCATCTCCTGCGCCAGTTCGGCGATGGGGCGGGGGGTGCGGATGCCGGCTACCACGTCTTCGCCCTGGGCATTGGTCAAAAACTCTCCATACAAGGCTTTCTCGCCGGTGGACGGGTTGCGGGTGAAGGCCACGCCGGTGCCTGAATCATTGCCCATATTGCCAAAGACCATAGACTGGACATTGACGGCTGTGCCCAGATCATGGTCAATCTTATTCAGGTTGCGGTAAATGATCGCCCGGTCATTGTTCCAGGAGCGGAACACGGCTTCGATAGCCATAGTCAGCTGCTCCATAGGATCTTCCGGGAAATCCCGGCGAGTCTTTTCTTTGACCAGGGCCTTGTATTTTTCAATAATGGCAGTCAGAGAAGCCGGGTTCAGTTCCTGGTCAAACCGGATCCCCTGTTTTGTTTTTTGCCGCTCCAGGATATCCTCGAACTCGTGCTTGGGGATCTCCAGCACTACGTCGCTGAACATTTGGATGAAGCGGCGGTAAGCGTCCAGGGAAAATCGCTCGTTATTGGTATTGCTGATCAAAGCCTTGACGGTCTGGTCATTCAGACCCAGATTCAGGATGGTGTCCATCATGCCGGGCATGGAGAACATGGCTCCGGAACGGACCGACACTAACAGCGGGTTGCGGTCACAGCCGAATTTCTTGCCGGCGGCCTTCTCCACGGCTGCCAGGTTCCTTTGCGCTTCGTCCATTAACCCTGCCGGCAGTTTTTTGCCCGAGCGGTAATACTCCTTACAGGCCTCGGTGGTAATGGTCATTCCCGGGGGCACAGGCAGGCCGATGTTGGTCATTTCGGCCAGATTGGCGCCTTTGCCTCCCAGGAGAGCCTTCATGTCGGCCCGGCCTTCCTGAAATAAGTAAACAAATTTTTTCATGCTCATATCCTGTTGGCTCCTTTACGAAAAATTTCTTCAATCCTGGCCGCTGTCTCTTCAATGGCCCGGTTGGTTACCTCGATGATCGGGCAGCCCAGTTTGCGCATAATTCGGGTGGAGTAATCAAGCTCTTCCAGGATCCGTTCCGGGTTGGCATAATCGCTGCCGGTGGGCAGTCCCATGGTTTTCAGGCGTTCCTGACGGATTTCCAACAGAAGGGAAGGCTGGATGGTCAGGCCAAATATCTTAGAAGAAGGCAGTTTGAATAAATCTTCCGGCGGTGAAACTTCCGGCACCAGCGGAATGTTGGCGGTTTTAAAGCCCCGGGTGGCCAGATACATGGACAGAGGCGTTTTGGAGGTACG
This sequence is a window from Acetonema longum DSM 6540. Protein-coding genes within it:
- a CDS encoding 4Fe-4S dicluster domain-containing protein, which translates into the protein MPKVVVLSDRCKSCGLCVKICPRQVLAIGDKPNPKGYFAVAVQQADQCIGCALCGTMCPDVALEIYK
- the vorB gene encoding 3-methyl-2-oxobutanoate dehydrogenase subunit VorB — encoded protein: MEKVLFKGNEAIAEAAICAGCRLFFGYPITPSTEVVEYLAWHMPKSGGTVLQAEDEIASINMCCGAAYTGARVMTASSGPGISLKQEGLSHAAANELPMVIVDISRAGPGLGGLGPSQADYFQATKGGGHGDYRLIVLAPAKVQEMYDYTMEAFDLADRHRNPVMILAEGFLGQMMEPIELKARPGTVLPVKDWIVDGCRNRSRRRLTSYGLSNETTEAACLHLEEKYNRIRAAEQRWEDFYSEDADYIIAAFGTCARIAKSAVLLARQQGIKLGLVRPITLWPFPEKAFTRLTQQLKGVLTVELSAGQMVEDVRLALASSCVPVAFYGRQGGMLPTEEELLRQVIQTFQPAPGKGV
- a CDS encoding thiamine pyrophosphate-dependent enzyme, whose product is MEKIFGRPRGLTDLPFTYCPGCTHGIIHRLIGEVLEEMDIISDTIGVASVGCSMFTQELFACDFVQSLHGRAAAVATGVKRSLPDRLVFTYQGDGDIAAIGTSHAIHAAARGEKITVVMVNNAIYGMTGGQMAPTTLEGQKTATSPYGRDKALAGSPVDFPKTIATLSGAVYVAAMSVDTPANIKKTKQALKKAFQVQQAGLGFSLVSILSTCPTGWGLSPADSLDWLRDNMVPVYEMGEIKATEEVKDL
- a CDS encoding 2-oxoacid:acceptor oxidoreductase family protein, with the protein product MMDTVLLAGFGGQGVMFLGKVLAYSGMLAGREVCWIPSYGPEMRGGTANCSVILATDEIHSPVVEMADTGIVLNQPSYDKFLPRIKPGGALVVNNSIVDLGRGRRDIDLISLPAAEMANDLGNPALANMVSLGALLSKLKMIDLAGVEKALAAIMGEKRPDMLEINLSAIQQGMKI
- a CDS encoding histidinol phosphate phosphatase → MIFDTHMHTRFSTDSRMTLEEAVGQSRQLGLGIVLTEHMDLAYPEPAAFTFDVDAYFQSYGPYRSDSLLLGIEIGMRTDCLDGNREIIERYPFDYCIGSIHVVDNMDIYQEGFYLSRSKQEVYHQYFSSMADCLACHDFVDSLGHIDYIARYARYADPEIYCHELQDDIDQVLKLVAAKGKAMEINTRRLQSQEFVDALLPVYQRFYQLGGRYVTIGSDAHKAADIGRGLATAQAIADHCQLKVVKFRERRMEYVRA
- a CDS encoding AbrB family transcriptional regulator is translated as MPLLLIKTFLLAVAGGCLFYASSIPLPWMLGPLTAVLLWRNIARRPIYWPVNIRNAGTVILGSLMGSSFTLETARQIALQLPFMLLATGLVIGFSLLTASITARRAGIGLASSMLGSIPGGLTQMVLLSEEIKESDLAVVSFMQTIRLLCVVFIVPFIAVHSVAGGSPAAVAALSASTAPTATPLHLIPLYVAGSAAGAWTASRYHFPTPFLVGPLLFTAALVLSGVSAPVFPQWLILISQLTVGAFMGSTIEIAGLSNWKILLPYAIAGGVGVVLFSFGLGYFLTVTHPIDLITAFLGTAPGGMTEMGITATSVHADLSIVSAYQLSRLLVILFIVPYILRWLLNDRKAKPETEL